ACCGAAGAGCCGGGCGGCCGCAAGGCCGGCGTCAAGGTCGGCTCGGTCGCCGAACTGGTCGATAAGCTGAAAAACGAAGCCGGCGTGCTTTAAAGCCAGGAAAGGAACGTACCACCATGACCATTCTTCTTCTGGCCGACCACGACAATGTCAGCCTGTCCGACCAGACCGCCAAGACGCTGACCGCAGCTGCCAAGATCGGCGGCGACATCCATGTGCTGGTCTCCGGCAAGGGTGCCAAGGCTGCCGCCGATGCGGCGGCAAAGCTCTCTGGCGTCTCGAAGGTGCTGCTCGCCGAAAGCGACGATCTCGCCAACAATCTCGCCGAGCCGCTGGCCGACCTGATCGTTTCCTTGGCAGGCAGCTATGACACGATCATCTCGGCTGCCACCTCGGTCGGCAAGAACGTGCTGCCGCGGGTTGCCGCCCTGCTCGACGTGGCGCAGATCTCGGAAATCATCGAGGTCGTCTCGTCAGACACCTTCAAGCGGCCGATCTATGCCGGCAATGCCATCCAGACGGTGCAGTCGAGCGATGCCAAGAAGGTCATCACCGTCCGCACGGCCTCCTTCGCCTCCGCAGAAGAAACCGGTTCCGCCACGGTCGAAGCCCTTGCGGCCATCGCCAATCCGGGCCTGTCGACCTTCGTCGGCGACGCGCTGTCGTCCTCCGATCGCCCTGAACTGACGTCTGCAAAGATCATCGTCTCCGGTGGCCGGGCGCTGGGATCTGCGGAAAAATTCCGCGAAGTCATCCTGCTGCTCGCCGACAAGCTGGGTGCCGCCGTCGGCGCATCGCGCGCCGCCGTCGATGCCGGCTATGCGCCGAACGACTGGCAGGTCGGCCAGACCGGCAAGGTTGTCGCCCCGCAGCTCTACATCGCGGTCGGCATCTCGGGCGCCATCCAGCACCTGGCCGGGATGAAGGACTCGAAGGTCATCGTCGCCATCAACAAGGACGAGGAAGCGCCGATCTTCCAAATCGCCGACTATGGTCTTGTCGGGGACCTTTTCGAGATCCTGCCGGAGCTCATGAAGGCGATCTCAGACAGACATGGCGTTCCAGCAATAGTTTGAAGATCGCATGCCCGGATTTCGAGGTTCGGGCTTGTCTCCACAAGATCCGACAGCACGAACAGCCATGGCATCGAAAAAGAGCGCAAGAGAAGGACTTGGACGGGATATGAACATTATTTTGGTCGGCGCGGGGAACATGGGTTTCTCCATGCTACAGAAATGGCTGGCAGATATGGAGCACCGTTTCTACGTTGTCGAACCCGTGGGCGCGCTGCGGAAGCGCGCCTTGGATGCGGGTGCGGATGCTTTTGCAACGGCCGAGGACCTCCCCGGGGTCTTTGAAGCCGATGTGGTGGTCGTAGCAACGAAGCCTCAGGCCGTTCCCGAGGCGGTGGCGAAGTACGCTCCTTATATCTCCAAGGAGGGGCTATTCATCTCGGTCGCTGCAGGTGTCGACATAAAGACTATGGTCGCAAAGGCAGGTCGCCAGTTCGCGATTGTCCGCTGCATGCCTAACACCGCCGCCGCGATTGGCGAAGGGATGATAGTATGCTGTCCGAGCGTACAAACGACTCTTTCACAGCGGGATCTGACTGGTCAGCTCATGTCGGCCATAGGTAAGGTGGCGTTCGTAAACGACGAAATTCACATGGACGCAGTTACGGCCGTGTCTGGCTCCGGTCCTGCCTATCTTTTCCACTTCATCGAAGCATTGGCCAAAGCTGGCGAAACCGCAGGCCTTGATCCGGAGCTGGCGATGACGCTTGCGAAGCAGACTGTCTTGGGCGCTGCGAGGCTGGCGAGCGAAAGCGACGAGCCTCCGACTACACTGCGCGAGCAGGTCACAAGTCCCAATGGAACCACCGCAGCAGCGCTCTCCATCCTCATGGACTTGGAAGACGGACTGACCAGCTTGGTTACGAAGGCCGTGGCGGCAGCGAAAGCGCGATCCATCGAACTAGGACGCTAGTTATGCGATCAATCCGGCGATGTCGAATGACGGATGCTGCCGAGTTTCAGCGTCACGTCACACATACGCAGGAATCATGCCCAGACTGTGCGCAAGGATAATGCGAACGTATTGTTTGTCGCGGTGAAGAGTTCCTAGCAAAGCGGGCTCTGTATGGTGCGGGAATTCGACATCGCGAAAGTCCAGCAGAGCTTCCCAACATCTGCGGACAGCTGATTATCCGACCTTTTCGCGCACTGCGCGATAGAACCAAGAACCTACAGTTTCGCCTCCGAGACGTTGGCCACGTTTAGGGAGCTTTTTATAGGTTTAAAATTGACAAATGCCGGCCGCTCATGTCCAAACAGCAGCGATCAGGACGGAAACGCCGACAAGAGTGATGGCATCTTCGGATGCTTAGACAAGCGCCGTCAAACTGAACTCGCCCCGCACTCTCAGGCCCGCATCAGGAACGCGCCGTGGTACATCCACTGTTTGATCGTCCCAAACGGATGCTCGACACTTTCGCGCCTCCGATCGAATGTCGGACGCGCCGCCAACCTTGCCGCCATGCGATCAAGAGAGCGACGCGTTCGTTCCCGCTGAACAACGCTTAATCAGGCGACAGCCTTGGTGTCCGAAGGGATCGATATTGTCGCACTGGCCGCGACGACAGATGGCCGACATGTCAGCGCTTATCTTGATGTTCTTTAGCAAGGGTAAGCGACCTTTTCTCCCACCGCGTCGTCGAAGTTAGCTGTTCCAAAAGCTCACACCGACATGGAGATAAAGCAAATTTATCATCTTCCTTGTTCCGTATACCTCGAAGGGCGGCTGTTCGATGCAGTCGCGAAGAACATGACACGGAAAGGATTTGCAGATGTCTGTTACCACCACTGTTAGTCAGATCGAAGCCAACGGAAGAACTTATCGCTGGCCGGTGCGTCCGACTGTTGTCATTTGCTTCGACGGCTGCGACCCTGCCTATCTTGCGGCTTCGGGACCTGCCGGTCATATCCCCACATTAAGCGGTTTCCTAAACGATGGCTTTTACGCTATCGCTGATGCTGCGATGCCGACCTTCACCAATCCCAACAACGTTTCGATTGTCTGCGGTGCTCCCCCGGTCGTTCACGGTGTCGCCGGCAACTATTATCTGGACCGCGAGACCAAACAGGAAGTCATGATGCTCGATGCACGCCTAATGCGAGCGCCGACGATCCTTTCGCAATTCTCCAAGGCGGGTGCCAAGATTGCCGTCGTGACTGCCAAAGACAAGCTTCGAAAGGCGCTGGCGCACGAGATGCAGGGCATTGCCGTCTCGGCGCAGTATGCCGACAAGTGCACGATCGAGGAAAATGGCATCGAAGACTTGACCGGTCTCGTCGGGCGGGGAACGCCGGACCAGTATTCATCGGACCTATCTCTTTTCGTGCTGGACGCCGGTATCCGCCTGCTTGAGACACGCCCTCTCGACATTCTCTATCTCTCGCTCTCCGACCTGGTCCAGCACAAGCATGCTCCCGATGCGCCTGAAGCCCACGAGTTCATGAAGGATGTCGACGATCGTCTAGCGCGTCTGATCGATCTGGGTGCAACGATCGGCATTGTTGCGGATCATGGGATGAACGACCTCTCTCGCGCTGATGGCACACCAAACGTCGTCTATCTCGGAGACATCCTCGACGAAGAATTCGGCGAAGGCTCGACGCGGGTAATCTGCCCAATTACCGATCCCTTCGTGAAGCATCACGGCGCGCTCGGCGGTTTTGTGCGCGTTCACCTCATGAAGGACGGTCTTGATCGCAATGAGATCCTGAAAGCGATCCGCACCCTTCCTGGTGTTGAAGTCGCGTTGACCGGAGAGCAGGCTGCGGCCCAATTCGAGTTTCCGTTGGATCGCGAAGCCGATATCGTAGTCATTTCATGCCGCGGCGTCGCGCTCGGCGCACGCAACATCGATCACGACATCTCTCAGCTTGCCGGCGAGCGACTTCGCTCACACGGTAGCCTTGCCGAACAACAGGTTCCTTTCATCATCTCGCATCCATTGAACGAGACTTACGCAAAACGCTCGATCGCAAATCTGCGTAATTTCGACGTGTTCGACTACGCGCTCAACGGTACGCTCTGACACGAAAGTCAAGTAGGTCCGGTTTATCTCGTTTCGGCATATTGAGCCACCGAAGGGATAGCGCGCTTAATCCAGTCCACAAACCCCTTGGCTAAATTTCCCGCGCCGGACGCGGGATTGACGAAAACCTGGTAGCTCGGGCCTTGGATCCGCGATTGAGGAAACAGCTCCACGAGCTCGCCGCGTGACAGCTGATCCTCGATCAGGTAGGTCGGAACCACCAAGGCGCCGCGGCCCGCGAACATGGCGTCCAGGGCGATATAGAAATGCGGCAACTTGGTTGCCTGACGCGCCATTGCCACCGGCAGACCAGCCAGCTTCAGCCAGTTCATTAGTTCACCATGACGCGTTGATACATCGATCAAGCCAATCTGAGACAGTTGATCTCCCTGCCCCATGCGATAGCTCTCAGCGACCCGCGCCGTAGCCACCAGTGACAGTGTCTCGGCAAAAAGCGACTGGGGCAGAAATTGCGGTGGTATCAAGCCGCCCCTCCGGATCGCGATGTCGAATTCCATCTCGAGCCAATTGTCGGGCGTATGCGTGGGCCGCACCATCACGTCCGTCTCACCTGCGGATGTGTGAAACTCGCCAAGCTTCGGTATCAGCCAACGCATTGCCAAGGTCGCGGGAGCAATGACGCGAAGTACCGGCGGCTTTGCGGCCCGTTTGGGATGTAGCTCATCAAGTGCGTCCTGTATTTCATCGAATGCGTTGCCCAACACAGCCGCTACACGCCCGATCTCTGCTGTCGGAATCATTCCTTTGCGCTTCTCAAGAAAGAGCGGCTGCCCGATCCATACTTCCAGCTGTGACAGCTGCTTGCTGACCGCGCTATGGGTGATCGACAGCTCATCCGCTGCAGCCGTTACGCTTTGGTTCCTGACCACGCTTTCCAAGAACAGCAATGACTTCAGCGGTGGAAGGCGGCGTTTTCGCTGTTCCATTCACTCAAGCTCCTTCCGCCATAAAGTCACTGTACGCACTACATCTAGTGTAGTGAAATGCAGATGCGTATATATGTCGATCTGTAAAGTCAAGCCAGTCTTTTTATACAACGTTTGTGACGCGCTTATCACAAGTAAGGAAAAGCTTCATGCGTCGTCTTCTCTATTCGGCGTGGTGAGGTCAAGCACCTTCTGACTGTCCGCAGCTATGGCTATTGATGTCTTCGCAGTATCGCGCTTCTCTCCGGGATCGGCCTGTGTGGCCCTCCCACTATGGGACCAGAAGAATGAGGCGGAACAATCTAATCGGCGACCTGATCGCAATAAACGACCGTACCAAGACAACAAGCGAACTCACCCCATCCGTCGTCCTGCGAAGGACATCTTTCCACCGGCGGCGGAATCTTCTTGTCTCCTTTTTTCTCGTTACCCGGGTTGCTAATTACGCAGCAACAGGCAAGCTCTCCCGTGTCCAGCAGAATTCGGTTCGGTCACTCCACGTGCGATGCATGATCACCGGGCTGGAGATAAAGTTTCTCCCTGTCAGCTCGCGCACTGCCGCCGTCGACGCTATGAATTCGGGACAACTCGAGCTCGCTCTGACGGGCCCATCCGAATATCTCGTCATGCACCAGTTATCTAAAGCTGACGTGATCGTTGGTTGGCAGCGTCCTGACTATTCGCTCAAGTCGTCACGATCGCCGGCCGGGGCATCAATATGGTCAAAGATCTCAAGGGAAAGAAGATCGCCTTTGGTTCTTCTGCCGGCTCCACATCCACTCATCTTGGGCCGGCGCAGGCGCTGGCCGACCAAGGCCTGAAATACAGCGACGATTACCAGTCGCTTCACATCGACCGGAACGTTGCCATCCAGGCGTTGATAGACGGCGACCTTGATGCTGTAGGCATGAGCTTCGACCACCTGCCCCAACGATCCGCTGATGGCGAGCGCAAAGGCTGACCCAGCTGTGGTCGCAAAGATCAAGAATGCGTCACAGAGCATGGCTCGGAAACTGCTGAGCGCCATTCTTGATGGTACCGACGACAATCAGAAATATGCCCGAGGCGTGTTCCAGAGTAAGATCGCAGGCAGCGACTACGACTACGTCCGTGCCATGTACAATACGATTGGCATCAAGTCGTTTGGGAAATTTATTGATGAGTAACCTGATCCATGGCCGCGGCACGCTGGCGACGCGGCCAAACCTCGTGTCCAGACCTGGCATCGAGGGAGAGCAAGTCGGCGATGCATACAGCTTGTCTTGCCACGACGTCTTCAAATCCTATTCATCGACCGGCGGTCTGGGTCCTTCATGGCGTGTCGTTAGAAATCGCTGAAGGCGACGGCGTTGCCCTAATCGGAGCGAACGGATCCAGGAAATCGACGCTGCTGAAAAGCGTCGTCGGGCTGAATGCCATCGCCTGCCGACTAAAATCTGTCGTCCAGTGTCCAGCAGGCGGCGACTGCGGTCCTGCAAGCGATGTCGTAAGATCGCGAATGCGCTAATGCCTTGATGGCATTTGAACAGCGGACCAGCGTTAGTTTCTGTAAGCGCTTGGAAAAACAATGTCCTGATCGACAAGGACGTTGAACCTGTAGCCAGGTTGGATCTCCAGCGTCGGCTGGACGTCCATGTTTCTCTGTATAGTTCGGTCTGCGACACGGCCGAAGGTTTCCGCGAAATTCCTCCGCGCCGCATCCGAGGCAGTATCCTGCGTCGCCAGCGTCGAGCTCTGCGGTACAGCCATATCGATCCCGGTGCCGATTACCGCAATGAGGATGGCCGAGCCGAAGGTCTGAAGCCACTTGCGGTCGACCTTGTCGCGGAAACCGCTGTAGCCCTGCGCGTCTGTGCCAGCCATGCCACCGATCTGAAGCGTCGAGCCGTTCGGGAAGATGATGTCGGTCCAGACGACCAGAACACGGCTCTGGCCGAACGACACCTTGCTGTCATAACGGCCGAACAGTTTCGTTCCCTGCGGGATCAGGAGCCGATGTCCCGTAGCTGAGTCATAGACGTTCTGGCTCACCTGGGCGGTGATGCGACCGGGAAGATCGGAATTGATCCCGGTGATCAATGTCGCGGGAATAACCGAGCCGCGCTTGAGTTCGTAAAGCGACTGCTGGGGGACGACACGGTTTGGCAGGTAGCCAAGTTCCTTGAGGTCGGCATTAAAGAAGTCCTCCTTGGACTTCTGGCCGTTAGGATCAACATTTTGCCCGCCAAGACCCGCACGAACAGCGGCTGCGTACAGGTCGGATGCGCCAGGTGTCATTGCAGTGGAAACGCCATTCGTCGTCGCGGCCGCCGTGTCGTTTGTGTCCGCTCCCCGCTTGTCGAACTTTCCGCGATCGACAGCGATCGGCGAATCATAGGCGGCGTCATTGGCCTGCAGCCGGGCCATTCTCTGGCGCTGCCGCTCGCGAAGATATTGCTCTTCCTGCTCGCGCTGCAAACGGGCGCGCCAGACCTTTTCAGATTCCAGTTGCTGTTCCGGCCGTGCCTCTTCCCTTTGACCGGGCTGCGGTGTGAACGGATTGACGGAGCGCTTCTCCTCTTGCGTCTCGACCGGCGTCGGCTGCAGCGTCGTCACCTGCTGCGGCTCGCCGATGATGCCGTCGGAAACGCCACGCTTGATCTGATCGGCGAAGGTCGACGCCGGATTGCCGGAGCTTGTGTCCGGTCCGGTATCGCGGAAATATAGCCCGCGCGACGACAGGCCGTAGAAGATGACCGCGAGGAAGGCGACCACCAGCACGACCACGACGATGATCGGGAGACGGTTTATCCGGCGCATGCCGGGGCCTGTCTCCTCGTTGACAGTGCCGCCGAGCTTGAGCGATTGAACCATGGCGCCCTCCCCTACCCGCGTTGCATGACCGAGAGCGCGCTCGCCGGCTGCGCACCAGTCGCGGTGACGGTATAGGCGCGGCCGAGCTCGACGCTGTTGGTCGACAGCCGCGCGAGCACCTGACC
Above is a window of Allorhizobium ampelinum S4 DNA encoding:
- the proC gene encoding pyrroline-5-carboxylate reductase; the encoded protein is MNIILVGAGNMGFSMLQKWLADMEHRFYVVEPVGALRKRALDAGADAFATAEDLPGVFEADVVVVATKPQAVPEAVAKYAPYISKEGLFISVAAGVDIKTMVAKAGRQFAIVRCMPNTAAAIGEGMIVCCPSVQTTLSQRDLTGQLMSAIGKVAFVNDEIHMDAVTAVSGSGPAYLFHFIEALAKAGETAGLDPELAMTLAKQTVLGAARLASESDEPPTTLREQVTSPNGTTAAALSILMDLEDGLTSLVTKAVAAAKARSIELGR
- a CDS encoding LysR substrate-binding domain-containing protein, giving the protein MEQRKRRLPPLKSLLFLESVVRNQSVTAAADELSITHSAVSKQLSQLEVWIGQPLFLEKRKGMIPTAEIGRVAAVLGNAFDEIQDALDELHPKRAAKPPVLRVIAPATLAMRWLIPKLGEFHTSAGETDVMVRPTHTPDNWLEMEFDIAIRRGGLIPPQFLPQSLFAETLSLVATARVAESYRMGQGDQLSQIGLIDVSTRHGELMNWLKLAGLPVAMARQATKLPHFYIALDAMFAGRGALVVPTYLIEDQLSRGELVELFPQSRIQGPSYQVFVNPASGAGNLAKGFVDWIKRAIPSVAQYAETR
- a CDS encoding ATP-binding cassette domain-containing protein, producing MHTACLATTSSNPIHRPAVWVLHGVSLEIAEGDGVALIGANGSRKSTLLKSVVGLNAIACRLKSVVQCPAGGDCGPASDVVRSRMR
- a CDS encoding electron transfer flavoprotein subunit alpha/FixB family protein, which codes for MTILLLADHDNVSLSDQTAKTLTAAAKIGGDIHVLVSGKGAKAAADAAAKLSGVSKVLLAESDDLANNLAEPLADLIVSLAGSYDTIISAATSVGKNVLPRVAALLDVAQISEIIEVVSSDTFKRPIYAGNAIQTVQSSDAKKVITVRTASFASAEETGSATVEALAAIANPGLSTFVGDALSSSDRPELTSAKIIVSGGRALGSAEKFREVILLLADKLGAAVGASRAAVDAGYAPNDWQVGQTGKVVAPQLYIAVGISGAIQHLAGMKDSKVIVAINKDEEAPIFQIADYGLVGDLFEILPELMKAISDRHGVPAIV
- the trbI gene encoding IncP-type conjugal transfer protein TrbI, with product MVQSLKLGGTVNEETGPGMRRINRLPIIVVVVLVVAFLAVIFYGLSSRGLYFRDTGPDTSSGNPASTFADQIKRGVSDGIIGEPQQVTTLQPTPVETQEEKRSVNPFTPQPGQREEARPEQQLESEKVWRARLQREQEEQYLRERQRQRMARLQANDAAYDSPIAVDRGKFDKRGADTNDTAAATTNGVSTAMTPGASDLYAAAVRAGLGGQNVDPNGQKSKEDFFNADLKELGYLPNRVVPQQSLYELKRGSVIPATLITGINSDLPGRITAQVSQNVYDSATGHRLLIPQGTKLFGRYDSKVSFGQSRVLVVWTDIIFPNGSTLQIGGMAGTDAQGYSGFRDKVDRKWLQTFGSAILIAVIGTGIDMAVPQSSTLATQDTASDAARRNFAETFGRVADRTIQRNMDVQPTLEIQPGYRFNVLVDQDIVFPSAYRN
- a CDS encoding PhnD/SsuA/transferrin family substrate-binding protein; the encoded protein is MVKDLKGKKIAFGSSAGSTSTHLGPAQALADQGLKYSDDYQSLHIDRNVAIQALIDGDLDAVGMSFDHLPQRSADGERKG
- the phnA gene encoding phosphonoacetate hydrolase; translated protein: MSVTTTVSQIEANGRTYRWPVRPTVVICFDGCDPAYLAASGPAGHIPTLSGFLNDGFYAIADAAMPTFTNPNNVSIVCGAPPVVHGVAGNYYLDRETKQEVMMLDARLMRAPTILSQFSKAGAKIAVVTAKDKLRKALAHEMQGIAVSAQYADKCTIEENGIEDLTGLVGRGTPDQYSSDLSLFVLDAGIRLLETRPLDILYLSLSDLVQHKHAPDAPEAHEFMKDVDDRLARLIDLGATIGIVADHGMNDLSRADGTPNVVYLGDILDEEFGEGSTRVICPITDPFVKHHGALGGFVRVHLMKDGLDRNEILKAIRTLPGVEVALTGEQAAAQFEFPLDREADIVVISCRGVALGARNIDHDISQLAGERLRSHGSLAEQQVPFIISHPLNETYAKRSIANLRNFDVFDYALNGTL